A part of Dermacentor variabilis isolate Ectoservices chromosome 10, ASM5094787v1, whole genome shotgun sequence genomic DNA contains:
- the LOC142560381 gene encoding SPRY domain-containing protein 3-like isoform X2 translates to MELERRVSATGGTPLKPSMDMRQLFVDNIAVEGDMLCYDAGSEGHPGLYVGVEPASPSRAYFEVELLGMGMADLVFGFLCPSGAGIHQWDSALSLACRVSEGRLSECENYMPGVPCEPGDRVGCGLSFDPKVRFRNWGTVVTFFVTHNGKEVARSTSLVSGRLHPAIVLRDPGHQVRLLGEGRPASSSLTEDALMCVDSNEEEWLRLHDVHLNGPVLEYSGRGTSMVDVGLAQTRCPLSTTNHYFELEILDPGEKCCIAIGLAHRDYPRHRHPGWNEGSIAYHADDGKLFVGSGVGSRFGPKCQKGDIMGCGILFPREYVEPDEPNGDAVDNDDQSRAEGDDNDEYDFMKYDALPLEGTLVQGGP, encoded by the exons ATGGAGCTGGAACGTCGGGTGTCCGCGACGGGCGGTACACCCTTGAAGCCGAGTATGGACATGAGACAGCTCTTCGTCGACAACATCGCAGTAGAAGGTGACATGTTATG TTACGATGCCGGGTCTGAGGGCCACCCCGGTTTGTATGTTGGCGTGGAACCAGCAAGTCCATCACGAGCCTACTTTGAGGTGGAGCTTCTTGGCATGGGAATGGCCGACCTGGTGTTCGGATTCCTCTGCCCCTCTGGTGCTGGAATTCACCAGTGGGATTCTGCACTGTCGCTTGCTTGCAGAGTCAGCGAGGGCAG GCTATCAGAATGTGAAAACTACATGCCTGGAGTGCCATGCGAACCCGGCGACAGAGTTGGCTGCGGTCTTTCTTTTGACCCTAAGGTTCGGTTCCGCAACTGGGGCACCGTCGTCACTTTCTTTGTCACTCATAACGGCAAAGAG GTGGCAAGGTCCACTTCCCTGGTGTCTGGGCGTCTGCATCCTGCCATAGTGCTGCGTGATCCGGGACATCAAGTTCGGCTATTGGGTGAGGGGCGACCCGCTTCGTCCTCGCTCACCGAGGATGCCCTCATGTGCGTCGACTCAAACGAGGAAGAGTGGCTACGGCTACATGACGTCCATCTCAATGGACCT GTATTGGAGTATTCGGGCCGCGGTACCAGCATGGTGGACGTCGGCCTGGCACAGACACGCTGTCCACTCAGCACCACGAACCACTACTTTGAGCTAGAAATTCTCGACCCTGGCGAAAAGTGCTGCATCGCCATTGGCCTTGCCCACAGG GACTATCCCAGGCACAGGCATCCTGGCTGGAATGAAGGGTCCATCGCCTACCATGCAG ATGATGGCAAGCTTTTCGTAGGAAGTGGTGTGGGATCGAGGTTTGGACCCAAATGCCAGAAAG GGGACATAATGGGTTGTGGCATCCTGTTTCCCCGCGAGTACGTGGAGCCCGATGAGCCCAACGGTGATGCTGTGGACAACGACGACCAGTCCCGGGCAGAAGGAGACGACAATGACGAGTATGACTTCATGAAGTACGATGCACTTCCGCTTGAAGGAACCCTGGTGCAG